Proteins encoded together in one Arvicanthis niloticus isolate mArvNil1 chromosome 7, mArvNil1.pat.X, whole genome shotgun sequence window:
- the Tmem271 gene encoding transmembrane protein 271, producing MKWSVRGACAALSSCLLLACALSAAAVGLKCFSLGSELRGEPFRLGAAAGAFYSGLLLAAGLSLLGAALLCCGPREAPLAGSGAGQGPGLGVPASPAGAPEPSPGETRAAAGPSGPVNSQNLLLLGVLVFMLGVLSAFAGAVIDGDTVSLVERKYSHYCVPPRTPAAGPGPATGSVAPGTSTQRSRGNLDSTTTAKCRKLKDYQRGLVLSTVFNSLECLLGLLSLLLVKNYKSSQARRGRRGRRRASRSLARPRGGPGLRSQPLASRTRRGRRGKRGRRLQPRPSEASILSPEESDFITPGDCASFAAHHAVSYINVGVFHAFDEAGVEVCCGGHPSVELPGYAPSDPDLNASYPYCCRPPCEVARPWEPSRAC from the coding sequence ATGAAGTGGAGCGTCCGCGGGGCCTGCGCCGCGCTTTCCTCCTGCCTGCTGCTCGCCTGCGCGCTCAGCGCCGCCGCCGTCGGCCTCAAGTGCTTCTCACTGGGCTCTGAGCTGCGCGGGGAGCCGTTCCGGCTAGGGGCGGCCGCCGGAGCCTTTTACTCGGGGTTGCTGTTGGCCGCCGGCCTCTCTCTGCTCGGCGCCGCCCTGCTGTGCTGCGGGCCCCGGGAGGCGCCCCTCGCCGGGTCAGGGGCCGGGCAGGGCCCGGGACTCGGGGTCCCCGCATCTCCAGCGGGCGCTCCGGAGCCCTCTCCTGGAGAAACGCGGGCGGCTGCCGGGCCCTCGGGACCGGTGAACAGCCAAAACCTGCTGCTCCTAGGCGTCCTGGTCTTCATGCTCGGGGTTCTCAGCGCTTTTGCGGGAGCAGTGATCGACGGCGACACCGTGTCCCTGGTGGAACGCAAGTACTCCCACTATTGCGTGCCCCCGCGCACGCCGGCCGCTGGCCCTGGCCCGGCCACTGGCTCTGTAGCCCCAGGCACTAGCACGCAGCGCTCCCGCGGCAACCTGGACAGCACCACGACCGCCAAATGCCGCAAGTTGAAGGACTACCAGCGCGGCCTGGTGCTCTCCACTGTATTCAACTCGCTCGAGTGCCTGCTGGGCCTGCTCAGCCTCCTGCTGGTCAAAAACTACAAGTCGTCGCAGGCCCGGCGCGGACGCCGGGGCCGGCGGAGGGCAAGCCGATCTTTGGCGCGACCGCGGGGCGGACCCGGGCTCCGCTCTCAGCCGCTAGCCTCCCGGACCCGGCGCGGCCGCCGGGGCAAAAGGGGGCGGCGGCTGCAGCCTCGGCCCAGCGAGGCCTCTATCCTATCCCCGGAGGAGTCCGACTTCATCACCCCAGGAGATTGCGCGAGCTTCGCGGCGCACCACGCTGTGTCCTACATCAACGTGGGCGTCTTCCACGCGTTCGACGAGGCGGGTGTGGAGGTGTGCTGTGGCGGGCACCCGTCGGTGGAACTGCCAGGGTATGCGCCCTCGGACCCCGACCTCAACGCCTCCTACCCTTATTGCTGCCGGCCGCCTTGTGAGGTGGCGCGCCCTTGGGAGCCTAGCCGAGCCTGCTGA